The nucleotide sequence CCAATTACTTCCCCTTGAGCGTTCAATAGGGGACCACCAGAGTTACCAGGGTTAATCGCTGCGTCGGTTTGGATAAAATCAATACGTTTGTCGGGAATACCCACCTGAGCGCTAGTGCGAGAAAGAGTACTAATGATTCCGAGAGTAACTGTATTGTTTAAACCCACAGGGTTACCCACCGCGATCGCCCAATCTCCTACCCTAATTTGGTCAGAATTTCCTAAAGGTGCAACGGGTAGCTTATCTCCTTGGGGAGTAATTTTCACCACCGCTAAATCAGTCACCTCGTCTATACCTCTTACCTCTCCATCAAAAGTTCTACCATCTTTGAGAGTTACTAGGACTCGATCCGCTCCATCGACTACGTGAGCGTTAGTCAGAATGATACCCTCTTGGTCAACGATAAAGCCAGATCCTTGTCCTGTCATTCTTTGCCGTTGAGGTTGTTGCAATTGATTACCAAAAAAGTCCTGAAAAAATGGGTCCTCTAACGCAGGATTAAGGCGACGGCTAACCACTTTTTCTGTATCTATGCGTACTACCGCAGGTCCAGTCTGCTCGATCGCAGTGGCTACAAAACTTTGAGGTAGATTGCTAGGGGCTACAGCCACGGGAGTTGACGCACCTGGAGTAAGATTAGAATTATCGGTTATAGGTTCAGCAAAAGAGGATAAAACTCTCAAGCTGCTAAACGAGATCGCAAAACCCGCTACTAGAGCAACAAAATGAGTAGTAGACGAACGCCAAAATTTACGAGACTTCATAATTACGCTAAAATTCAGTGATATCAATGGGGGAATCAGACATCTTGACTCTATCTTACGCTATTGACTTCGGAACTAGTAATACGGTTATTACCCGTTGGGATTCGGTAAATAACCAACCAGAAGTAATCGCTCTACCAGAATTGTCTTTTAACTCAGAGAATAATCCGCCTCTGATTCCCAGCTTGCTATATATTGATGACGCTCAACAGCAAAAATTGTTCCTAGGACAACAGGTAAAAGACAGAGGGTTAGATTTGTCGGGTTCACCTCGCTATTTCTCTGGGTTTAAGCGAGGTATTGGCGCGAGTATACAGGGGTTTCTCCCGGAAATTGACGGTCAGACTCTAACTTTTGAGCAGATAGGCTCTTGGTATATCGAAAGTATTTTAAGCCATCTGGAGATACCCCAGTCTTTGGTATTAACCGTACCTGTGGATAGTTTTGAAAGTTATCGTCATTGGTTATCTCGTGCTTGTGAAGGTTGGTCGGTGGAACAGGTACGCATGATCGATGAACCCACAGCCGCAGCTTTGGGATATGGAGCGATCGCATCAGAAATCATCCTAGTTATTGACTTTGGGGGTGGGACTTTTGACATTTCCTTGGTTAAATTGGACCCGAATCTAGTTCCTGAGGGCTTCATTCTCAAATGGGGAAGTCAACTACCTGGTCAAAATCCTAAACAAAAAGCCAAAATAGCCAAAGTTTTAGCTAAAGCTGGAAAAAATCTGGGAGGAATGGACATAGATAGTTGGTTAGTCGACTATTTCTCGAAAAAACAGCAATTACCTTCTTCCTCTGTCCTTACTCGTCTCTGTGAACGTCTGAAAATTAAACTCTCTACCGCATTAACAGCAACAGAAGTTGATCAGGAAAATTGCCTAGAGTTAGATCGCAGCACTTTTGAGGCTATTTTGACCGAAAAACAATTTTTCCCTCAACTTGATGCTTTGATGACTCAAGTGCTACAACAAGGACGACGTAACGGCGTTGAAATTGAAAATATTGAAGCGGTTTTATTAGTGGGGGGGATGGTACAAATACCTGCGGTCCAAAATTGGATTAAAGAGTATTTTCCTTCAGAAAAGATTTACTGCGATCGCCCCTATGAAGCAATTGCTCTTGGAGCTTTACAATTAACTCAAGGCATAGAATTACAGGATTTCCTTTACCATAGCTATGGTATACGTTACTGGGACCACCAAAAACAGGGACACGCTTGGCACACTTTAATTCATAGTGGTCAATCGTACCCTATGGATCAACCAATAGAACTAATTCTAGGTGCTTCCTGGAAAAATCAACCGGGTATTGAATTAGTTATTGGGGAATTGGGTACACCCAACCAGGATACAGAAGTTTATTTTCAGGGCGATCGCTTGATTACTCATTCCCTCACCCCGGTCGAAACCCCCGTACAACTCCTCAACCTGGAGGCTAAAACCATCGCTCAACTCGATCCTCCAGGTACACCCGGACGCGATCGCCTTAAAGTCAAATTTTGGGTAGATGAACAGCGTTTTTTGCGCATTACCGTAGAAGACTTGCGCACTGAAGCCGTTTTATTATCTAACCAGATGGTCATGGAGTTGAGATAAACTTCAGGCGCTTTTCTTTTTCAAAATAAAACAGCCGCCCTTGTCAAGGGTAGGAATCGCCAAACACCCACGAGAATACCCTGAATTTCCACGTCTTCGGGGTTAACTATAATAGGCTCATACTTGGGGTTAGAAGCTTTAAGCACGATCGCCCCTGATTCCTGATAAAAATGTTTTAGAGTTGTTCCTTGTCCTTTAACTCGAGCGGCGACAATTGCTCCATTTTTGACAATCCCAGCATGATTAGAAACCTCACGCAAAATAACATAATCTCCCTCGGCGATTAAATCTTGAATCATACTATCTCCAGTTACCCTTAAAGCATAGTAATCAGGTTGTTGATACAATTGATTG is from Gloeocapsa sp. PCC 73106 and encodes:
- a CDS encoding HhoA/HhoB/HtrA family serine endopeptidase → MKSRKFWRSSTTHFVALVAGFAISFSSLRVLSSFAEPITDNSNLTPGASTPVAVAPSNLPQSFVATAIEQTGPAVVRIDTEKVVSRRLNPALEDPFFQDFFGNQLQQPQRQRMTGQGSGFIVDQEGIILTNAHVVDGADRVLVTLKDGRTFDGEVRGIDEVTDLAVVKITPQGDKLPVAPLGNSDQIRVGDWAIAVGNPVGLNNTVTLGIISTLSRTSAQVGIPDKRIDFIQTDAAINPGNSGGPLLNAQGEVIGINTAIRADAMGIGFAIPINKAKELQNILASGREVPHPYIGVQMVTITPELAKQNNQDPNSPFLIPETNGVLVVRVLPDTPAEAAGIRVGDVITKVNNQPITDGSQLQSLVEKVGIDKSLTVSLKRGDRDLDLTVKTAQLANQ
- a CDS encoding Hsp70 family protein; its protein translation is MGESDILTLSYAIDFGTSNTVITRWDSVNNQPEVIALPELSFNSENNPPLIPSLLYIDDAQQQKLFLGQQVKDRGLDLSGSPRYFSGFKRGIGASIQGFLPEIDGQTLTFEQIGSWYIESILSHLEIPQSLVLTVPVDSFESYRHWLSRACEGWSVEQVRMIDEPTAAALGYGAIASEIILVIDFGGGTFDISLVKLDPNLVPEGFILKWGSQLPGQNPKQKAKIAKVLAKAGKNLGGMDIDSWLVDYFSKKQQLPSSSVLTRLCERLKIKLSTALTATEVDQENCLELDRSTFEAILTEKQFFPQLDALMTQVLQQGRRNGVEIENIEAVLLVGGMVQIPAVQNWIKEYFPSEKIYCDRPYEAIALGALQLTQGIELQDFLYHSYGIRYWDHQKQGHAWHTLIHSGQSYPMDQPIELILGASWKNQPGIELVIGELGTPNQDTEVYFQGDRLITHSLTPVETPVQLLNLEAKTIAQLDPPGTPGRDRLKVKFWVDEQRFLRITVEDLRTEAVLLSNQMVMELR
- the lexA gene encoding transcriptional repressor LexA, which produces MESLSKVQKELYTYLVDYINETQHAPSIRQMMRAMNLKSPAPIQSRLERLRNKGYIDWNEGKARTIRILHPPIGEGVPILGAIAAGGLVEPFTDVQEILNLNQLYQQPDYYALRVTGDSMIQDLIAEGDYVILREVSNHAGIVKNGAIVAARVKGQGTTLKHFYQESGAIVLKASNPKYEPIIVNPEDVEIQGILVGVWRFLPLTRAAVLF